The stretch of DNA CCCCTCAAAGTCCAGCGAATGGCCAACGTCTTCGCCATAACCCTCCTCTTCGTGAGCCAGTCAGTCCCAGGCTAATCTAACCCCCAGAGCGAGGCAGGTACCGGCCAGCGATCAAAGGTGCAGTATGTCGGCTTCAAAGGTGATGCCAAGCAGTTGACAATGGACATGTCCAAGCTTGGGCAGGTACCGGCGTCTCAAAGCGCCGATAAGCGGGTGGACGGGGTtgcggagaagaagggggCTGGGTACACCACCATCCGATAGTTCCAAGCGTCATATAGCATGTATTCTAATCTAgaccttgagcgcggccAGCTTCTTGATCTGCTCGACACCCTCGAGGCGTTCAGTCTCCCACTCGACCTGGGGCGTCGAGCCGAGCTTCTTCTCGTAGAACTCAATGCTGGGCGTGTTCCACTTGAGCACGCACCACTCGACACGCCCGCAGTCGCGCTGGAGCGCAATCTCGCCGACGTAGCCGAAGACAGCCTTGCCGatgccggcggcgcgcatcTCGGGCACGACGTAGATGTCTTCGACCCAGAGGCCGGGCTTGCCGAGCCACGTCGAGTACGTGAAGAAGTACTGGCGTGAGTGCGAGCAGGAGAGGGGATGGCGGGAAGGAATCGGGGGCTCGGAAAAGTGAGAGGAATAGCGTCTTTGCAGCCGGCGGCTCGACCAGGTTGGCGTCATGTACTCACGATGCAAAGCGCAACGGCCTTACCCGAGTCGAGGCGCACAATGAGAGCGTGCGCATACTTGTCGTCGAAGATGGCCTTACGCATCATCTCAGGCGTGCAGGTGACGGCATCTGGTTCCTTCTCGTAGATGGCCTGGGGTGAGCGAGTGAGCAagagggggaaggtgaggaggagggtacTCACgagaccgacgacgagctcgagcagctcagGCTGGGATTAGCAACACGTTGACagacctcgacctcacaATGTCGTCGGGGGTTGCCTCCTTGATAGACCAGTTCTGCGACATTGATGTGGATGGAGAGAAAGCAAAGTCAGGTGTGTGGAGGTTGCATCGTTACGTGCAACATCGGATGGGAGCGTGTGGGGTCGGTTAGCATCGGCCAATCTCTACTCATCAAGCTTGGCTTGCCGCTTCTACCGCGTGCGTCTGAAACCCAATGTGAGTCAGGTTGGATGACGCGTAAAAGCGCGCTCACGGCGTTGCCCACTGGTAAACCTCGGGACATGCCGCCTTATTTACAGATCAAtctgccccactctcaCGCTGATCTGATTCCGCTCGTCACCCAACTTTGTGGACAACACAACCCATCTCccatcgtcatcgtcacAATTGTCATGGCGGAACTCActcgcgacgaggtcataCGTCGCTGTCAGGACCTGCTGCACAAGGTCGCGTATAGCTTCTACGACGGCGCGTATCGTATCCTCCTCCAATTTCTCGTGGAGGAGAATGTGTAAGCCTCCGCAACGGAGGAGCTGATGACAGGATCACAGAGAAGAGATTGAGCGACGTCCTTAATGTTGGTGTGAATGATGTGCGCAAGTACATTGGTATGCTGCATACGCATCGACTTGTCAAGCGGTAAGTTTGGCTGTGCGAGGTATGCGTCGGACTCTGACAACCCCCTAtgcctccctctccctcgctccccgctgaccccagataCGTCAACAAAGAAAAAGCCCCCCTCAACTCATTCCAACAACGCGCAATCGCCAACGGCGGCTCGATCGCCGGCGTGCCCCCCGGCGCCATGGCTCGCACCCGCGACGTAATCTACTGGTACCTCGACTATCGCGAAttcgccgacgtcgtcaagTACCGTATTGCAATGATGCGCAAATCCATCGACGAGAAGATGAAGAGCGAAGT from Cutaneotrichosporon cavernicola HIS019 DNA, chromosome: 7b encodes:
- the ats1 gene encoding uncharacterized protein (Acetyltransferase (GNAT) domain): MSQNWSIKEATPDDIPELLELVVGLAIYEKEPDAVTCTPEMMRKAIFDDKYAHALIVRLDSGKAVALCIYFFTYSTWLGKPGLWVEDIYVVPEMRAAGIGKAVFGYVGEIALQRDCGRVEWCVLKWNTPSIEFYEKKLGSTPQVEWETERLEGVEQIKKLAALKV